A genomic stretch from Xiphophorus maculatus strain JP 163 A chromosome 16, X_maculatus-5.0-male, whole genome shotgun sequence includes:
- the nubp1 gene encoding cytosolic Fe-S cluster assembly factor NUBP1 has protein sequence MADVPENAPEHCPGTSSEEAGKSASCQGCPNQQLCASGATKAPDPAIEEIGEKLSVVKHKILVLSGKGGVGKSTFSAHLAHALASDSTKEVALLDVDICGPSIPRIMGLEGEQVHQSGSGWSPVYVDDNLAVMSIGFLLSSPDDAVIWRGPKKNGMIKQFLRDVDWGQLDYLVVDTPPGTSDEHLSIVQYLSSTNVDGAVIITTPQEVSLQDVRKEIRFCQKVKLPIIGVVENMSGFVCPKCKNTSQIFPPSSGGAEKMCADLNLPLLGKVPLDPRIGRSCDEGKSFLQEVPDSPAAEVYRRIVQSIQDYCSNAT, from the exons ATGGCAGACGTACCAGAAAACGCTCCGGAAC acTGCCCAGGCACGTCAAGCGAGGAAGCAGGAAAGTCTGCATCATGCCAGGGCTGCCCCAACCAGCAGCTGTGTGCCTCTGGCGCTACCAAGGCCCCAGACCCTG CTATTGAAGAAATAGGGGAAAAACTGTCAGTGGTCAAACACAAGATCCTGGTGTTGTCAGGAAAAGGAGGAGTTGGGAAAAGCACCTTCAGCGCTCACCTGGCTCACGCTCTGGCAAGTGACAGCACCAAGGAG GTTGCACTACTGGATGTGGATATCTGTGGTCCATCCATTCCCAGGATCATGGGCCTAGAAGGAGAACAA GTTCATCAGAGTGGCTCTGGCTGGTCTCCGGTG TACGTCGATGATAACTTGGCAGTTATGTCAATCGGCTTCCTTCTCAGCAGTCCTGATGATGCTGTGATCTGGAGAGGGCCAAAGAAAAATG GAATGATCAAGCAGTTTTTACGGGACGTCGACTGGGGACAACTGGATTACCTAGTTGTAGATACTCCACCCGGCACCTCTGATGAGCACCTGTCAATAGTTCAGTATCTCAGCTCCACCAATGTGGATGGAGCAGTCATCATCACCACACCACAG GAGGTCTCGCTCCAGGACGTCCGAAAAGAGATCAGGTTCTGTCAGAAGGTTAAGCTGCCCATCATCGGAGTTGTGGAGAACATGAGCGGCTTTGTGTGTCCCAAATGCAAG AACACTTCTCAGATCTTTCCCCCCTCCAGCGGCGGTGCAGAAAAAATGTGCGCAGACCTTAATCTACCTCTGTTAGGCAAGGTGCCACTTGACCCAAGGATAGGACGGAGCTGCGATGAGGGCAAATCGTTCCTCCAAGAAGTCCCCGACTCTCCTGCAGCTGAAGTCTACCGCAGGATTGTGCAAA GTATCCAGGACTACTGCTCCAATGCAACATGA